Proteins from a genomic interval of Capsicum annuum cultivar UCD-10X-F1 chromosome 4, UCD10Xv1.1, whole genome shotgun sequence:
- the LOC124897658 gene encoding receptor kinase-like protein Xa21: protein MKVGLQLHLFAIASESLVAVVTRNLTQEMARLLLIKFLDLIFNNFRGEVPSWFGFLHELQFLSLKNNSFTGPLPSSFFNISKLEMLNLAFNSVGHIPVSLSNASRLERLELSSNLIQGSIPNEISNLHKLNWLAIKYNQLTGSIPLTVFNIFRIEVISFTGNSLSRSLPNGLCNGLPNLKGLYLSINKLHGHIPTSLSNCSQLQLLGLSENEFDEPIHSEIGILSKLQQLYLGTNHFTGIIPQEIGNLINLMELWMEVNQSQSPCKIKGLIPNDFGNLSSLLDLDLSENSLAGSIPTTIGNLRNIQHFNFRINNLTGFIGDHICKLQHLGEIYLGQNQLSGSLPNCLGNITSLREIHLGSNKLSSNIPPSIGNLQDLVVLDLSSNNMVGSLPPKIGNLKAVTLIDLSMNQFSNGIPRKIGGLRTLVHLSLRHNKLQGSIPDSMSIRVGLEFLDLSHNNSYVFGKTSKPKVFECFCQQIVWYRRGKRAPQQANSLSTITRERISYYELLQATDDRSDSNLIGSGSFGSVYKGILRCGTAIAVKVFNLQLDAAFKSFDTECEFLRNLRHR, encoded by the exons atgaaagttggTCTCCAGCTACATCTGTTTGCCATTGCGTCGGAGTCACTTGTGGCTGTCGTCACCA GAAATTTGACTCAAGAAATGGCACGCTTGCTTCTgattaagtttcttgatttaattttcAACAACTTTAGAGGGGAGGTTCCTTCTTGGTTTGGATTCTTACACGAACTTCAATTTCTAAGCCTTAAGAATAATAGTTTTACCGGCCCCCTTCCCTCATCATTTTTTAACATTTCAAAGCTTGAAATGTTGAATTTGGCATTCAATTCCGTAGGTCATATCCCTGTGTCTCTTTCGAATGCCTCAAGGTTGGAGAGGTTAGAATTATCTAGCAATTTAATTCAAGGAAGCATTCCAAACGAAATCAGCAATCTTCACAAACTGAACTGGTTGGCCATAAAATATAATCAACTTACGGGTTCTATACCATTAacagttttcaatatttttagaatCGAAGTCATTTCATTTACTGGCAATAGCTTATCAAGAAGTCTTCCCAAtggtttatgcaatggtcttccgAATCTCAAAGGTCTTTATCTATCAATAAACAAGCTTCATGGTCATATTCCCACGAGCTTGTCAAATTGTTCACAACTTCAACTATTAGGTTTATCggaaaatgagtttgatgaacCAATACATAGTGAAATTGGAATATTGAGTAAATTGCAGCAATTGTATCTCGGAACTAACCATTTCACAG GGATAATTCCACAAGAAATTGGAAATCTTATTAATTTGATGGAGTTGTGGATGGAGGTAAACCAGTCTCAATCTCC TTGCAAGATCAAAGGGCTAATTCCAAATGATTTTGGGAACTTAAGCAGCTTATTAGACCTTGATCTTTCGGAGAACAGCTTGGCTGGTTCGATTCCCACGACAATTGGCAACTTGAGAAACATTCAGCACTTCAACTTCCGTATCAACAATCTTACAGGATTTATTGGTGATCATATATGTAAATTGCAGCATTTGGGTGAAATTTACTTGGGTCAAAATCAGCTTTCAGGATCTCTTCCTAATTGTTTAGGGAATATTACTTCCCTTAGGGAGATACATCTGGGTTCCAATAAATTGAGTTCCAATATACCACCAAGCATAGGGAACCTTCAGGATCTAGTGGTTCTTGACTTATCGTCAAACAACATGGTAGGTTCTTTGCCTCCAAAAATTGGAAATCTAAAGGCTGTGACACTGATAGATCTGTCGATGAATCAATTCTCAAATGGCATACCAAGAAAAATTGGAGGATTGCGAACTCTGGTGCACCTTTCTTTGAGACACAACAAGTTGCAAGGATCTATACCTGACTCAATGAGCATCAgggtaggtttggaattcctagacCTTTCTCATAATAATTCCTATGTCTTTGGAAAAACTTCAAAACCTAAAGTATTTGAATGTTTCTGTCAACAAATTGTATG GTATAGAAGAGGTAAAAGAGCTCCTCAACAAGCAAATTCATTGTCTACCATAACACGAGAAAGAATTTCATACTATGAACTGCTCCAAGCAACAGATGACCGTAGTGATAGTAATCTGATTGGTTCTGGAAGTTTTGGCTCTGTTTACAAAGGCATTCTCAGATGTGGAACTGCCATTGCAGTTAAAGTGTTCAATTTGCAACTGGATGCGGCATTCAAGAGTTTTGATACAGAATGTGAATTTTTGCGTAACCTTCGCCATAGGTGA
- the LOC124897851 gene encoding receptor kinase-like protein Xa21 gives MAISAMTHTNVTTDQLALLSLKSQIISDPFHFLNESWSPATSVCHWVGVTCGSHHQRVKFLNLSNMALTGKIPCELGNLTFLVFLNLGSNNFHGNLPLEMARLHRLKVLDLSFNSFSGEVPSWFGFLHQLQFLSLRNNGFTCSLLSSFSNISKLETLDLAFNSLDGQIRKEIGSVEYLRNLNLYGNNLIGSIPPSLTNASRLETLDLSRNLLQGYISEGIGNLHNLNFLSIQDNHLIGSIPFTIFNISKIKVLAFTKNSLSGDLPNGLCNDLTILKDLYLSYNKLHGRMPTSLSNCSQLQMLSLSYNEFDGPIHSEIGKLSNLQELYLGYYHFTGMFLLH, from the coding sequence ATGGCTATTTCAGCCATGACCCATACTAACGTTACCACTGATCAATTAGCTCTTCTCTCCCTTAAATCCCAAATCATTTCAGACCCATTTCACTTCTTGAATGAAAGCTGGTCTCCCGCTACGTCTGTTTGCCATTGGGTTGGAGTCACTTGTGGCTCTCATCATCAGAGAGTGAAATTCTTGAATCTTTCCAACATGGCTCTAACAGGCAAGATTCCCTGTGAACTTGGAAACCTCACATTTCTTGTTTTTCTTAACTTGGGAAGCAACAATTTCCATGGAAATTTGCCTCTAGAAATGGCACGCTTGCACCGGCTTAAGGTTCTTGATTTAAGTTTCAACAGCTTCAGCGGGGAGGTTCCCTCTTGGTTTGGTTTTTTACACCAACTTCAATTTCTAAGTCTTAGGAATAATGGTTTCACGTGTTCACTCCTCTCTTCATTTTCTAATATTTCAAAGCTTGAAACCTTGGATTTGGCATTCAATTCCTTAGATGGTCAAATCCGAAAAGAGATTGGTAGTGTTGAATACCTGAGAAATTTAAACTTGTATGGAAACAATCTCATAGGCTCCATTCCTCCGTCACTCACGAATGCCTCAAGGTTAGAGACTTTAGATTTATCTCGAAATTTACTTCAAGGATATATTTCAGAAGGAATTGGCAATCTTCACAACCTGAACTTCTTGTCCATACAAGATAATCATCTTATCGGTTCTATTCCATTCACAATTTTCAATATTTCGAAAATCAAAGTCCTTGCATTTACAAAGAACAGTCTATCAGGAGATCTTCCTAATGGTTTATGCAATGATCTCACAATACTCAAAGACCTTTATCTGTCTTATAACAAGCTTCACGGACGTATGCCTACAAGCTTGTCAAATTGTTCACAACTTCAAATGTTGTCTTTATCATACAATGAGTTTGATGGTCCAATACATAGTGAAATTGGAAAATTGAGTAACTTGCAGGAATTGTATCTCGGATATTACCATTTCACAGGTATGTTCCTGTTGCATTAA